Part of the Abditibacteriota bacterium genome is shown below.
CCACGTTGTGGTGGCTCTTGATCACCGCCGAGGCCCCCTTGCCGCTCTCTATGACGTCGGGATAGATGGTGCCCTGCACCAGGGCGTGCACCCGGCCGATGCGGGCGGCCTGGGCCTCAAAGGCCCGGATAAATTCTTCGCCTATGATCTTGCGCTTGGCTTCCGGGTCCGTCACCCCCCGCAGCCTGGCAAAAAACACCTCTCCGGCGTTGACCCTGATGAGGTTGGCCCCCATATTGCGAAAGGTCTCTTCCACAAAGTCGCCCTCGTTCTTGCGCATGAGGCCGTGATCCACGAACACGCAGGTCAGGTCCGGCCCGATGGCTCTGTGCATGATGGCGGCGCACACCGAAGAGTCCACTCCTCCCGAGAGAGCCAGCAGAGCCTTGCGGCCCTTCAGCTCCCGGGCGTATTTTTCTATCTCCCGGCCGGCGTAGTCCAGGGCGCTCCAGTCCCCGCTGCAGCGGCAGACTCCGAAGAGAAAGGCCGCCAGTATCTCCCGGCCGTATTCGGTGTGGGTGACCTCGGGATGGAACTGCACCCCGTAGATCTGCCTGTCGGGGCATTCCAGGGCGGCGCAGGGACACACTGCCGTCCGGGCTGTGACCCTAAAGCCCTCCGGCGGGGCGGAAATGTAGTCCCGGTGGCTCATCCAGCACACGCTCTCGGGAGGGACCTCCCGGAAAAGGACGCTCTCCCCCGACACGGTGAGGGCGGTCTTGCCGTATTCTCCGGCGTTGTCGGCGGGAGACACCCGGCCTCCGGCGAGAAAGGAGAGCAGCTGGGCGCCGTAGCAGATGCCCAGCACCGGGATGCCCATGTCCAGTATCTCCCGGCCGCAGCGGGGAGAGGCGGGATCATACACGCTGTTCGGGCCTCCCGTCAGTATCACGCCCCTGTAGCCCTCCGCCCGTATGCCGGCGGGGGTCACCCGGTCGTATTGTTTGATCTCGGCATACACGCCCTGCTCCCGGACCCGCCGGGCTATGAGCATGTTGTATTGGCCGCCAAAATCCAGCACCAGTATCTTGTCCATCGGGCTCTTACTCCACCGTCACGGATTTGGCCAGATTTTTGGGCTTGTCTATGTCGCAGCCGTTGGCTCTGGCCACGTAATAGGCCAGCAGCTGCAGAGGCACTATCTCGATGGCCGCGGAGAAAATGGCGTCCACGTCGGGGATGAAGAGCAGGTCGTCGGCCACGGACAGTATCTTCTGATTGTGCCGGAAGGTCAGGGCCAGCACCTCGGCGCCCCGGCTCTTGACCTCCACAATGTTGCTCAGGGTCTTTTCCATGATGTAAGGATTGCAGCACAGGGTGATGACCGGCTGCCGGTCCTCTATGAGGGCGATGGTGCCGTGCTTCAGCTCCCCGGCGGCGTAGGCCTCGGAGTGCACGTAGGAGATCTCCTTCATCTTCAGAGCCCCCTCCAGAGCCACGGCGTAATCCGTGTTGCGCCCTATGAAAAAGAGAGCCTTGGCCCCGTGGTATTTCTCTGCCAGGGCTTCCACCGAGGGGTTCAGGTCGATGGCCTGCTGGATGCGGGAGGGTATCTGCCTCAGCTCGTCGGTGAAGGCCACTTCGCTGCCGAAGATATAGCCCATGATGCCGCCGAAATACACGGCCAGCATGTAGAGCACCGATATCTGGGTGGTGTAGCCCTTGGTGGTGGCCACGGCTATCTCGGGGCCCGCCCAGGTGTAGATGGTGCTGTCCGCCAGAGAAGCGATGGTGCTGCCCACCACGTTGACTATGGCGATGGTCCGGGCGCCCCGGGCCTTGCATTCCCGCAGGGCCGCTATGCTGTCCGCCGTCTCCCCGGACTGGCTGATGACTATGACCAGAGTGTGCTCGTCCATGAGGGGATCGCTGTAGCGCAGCTCGCTGGCCAGCTCCACCTCCACCGGGATGCGGCTCAGCCTCTCCAGAGCGTATTTGCCGGCGCAGCCCGCGTGATAGGCGGAGCCGCAGGCGGTGATCACTATCTTGCGGATGCTCTCCAGATCCTTGCGGGTGTAGCCCAGCTCTTCAAAAAAGATCCTG
Proteins encoded:
- the guaA gene encoding glutamine-hydrolyzing GMP synthase; translated protein: MDKILVLDFGGQYNMLIARRVREQGVYAEIKQYDRVTPAGIRAEGYRGVILTGGPNSVYDPASPRCGREILDMGIPVLGICYGAQLLSFLAGGRVSPADNAGEYGKTALTVSGESVLFREVPPESVCWMSHRDYISAPPEGFRVTARTAVCPCAALECPDRQIYGVQFHPEVTHTEYGREILAAFLFGVCRCSGDWSALDYAGREIEKYARELKGRKALLALSGGVDSSVCAAIMHRAIGPDLTCVFVDHGLMRKNEGDFVEETFRNMGANLIRVNAGEVFFARLRGVTDPEAKRKIIGEEFIRAFEAQAARIGRVHALVQGTIYPDVIESGKGASAVIKSHHNVGGLPDAVSFDRIIEPLRDLFKDEVRAVGEELGLPKELVWRQPFPGPGLAVRILGEVTPEKAALLQDADAIFREEVAAALPGREPSQYFAVLTDSRSVGVMGDSRTYGYIAALRAVATDDFMTAEWCRLPYEALEKASSRITNEVPGISRVVYDISSKPPATVEWE
- the glmS gene encoding glutamine--fructose-6-phosphate transaminase (isomerizing), with the protein product MCGIVGFTGSRSAAPILLEGLKKLEYRGYDSAGIAVMNGRDISVNKVTGRIANLCEETDDGKKTPGSSGIGHTRWATHGAPTEENAHPHLSNDGRFAVVHNGIIENFQALRDELTESGYRFESETDTEVIVHLIEKYYSGNMREALIKTTNRLHGSYALGVLCTEDPGRIYAAREASPLILGIGVEENYFASDVTALVNQTRNMIYLEDGEFAELSCDAVRVFDVTGQELHKTPVRITWDVQAAEKGGYEHFMLKEIMEQPAAAKATIEPRIKDGRIFFEELGYTRKDLESIRKIVITACGSAYHAGCAGKYALERLSRIPVEVELASELRYSDPLMDEHTLVIVISQSGETADSIAALRECKARGARTIAIVNVVGSTIASLADSTIYTWAGPEIAVATTKGYTTQISVLYMLAVYFGGIMGYIFGSEVAFTDELRQIPSRIQQAIDLNPSVEALAEKYHGAKALFFIGRNTDYAVALEGALKMKEISYVHSEAYAAGELKHGTIALIEDRQPVITLCCNPYIMEKTLSNIVEVKSRGAEVLALTFRHNQKILSVADDLLFIPDVDAIFSAAIEIVPLQLLAYYVARANGCDIDKPKNLAKSVTVE